TTTCCGACATCCGGCGCACTGTCATAGCCAAGATGGTTAACGGCTACTACCTTGTTAATACCGGCGTCTTCAAATTCCTTGACCGCTTTTTCAGCGGAGGCTTTGAAGTCCTCAAACTTAACATCCATTGGGCTGGCAATATTAATCGTATCTTCAGTCGTCAATCCGAAAATACCGATCTTTTCACCATTAACTTCTTTGACAATACTGTTATAGATTTCCCCATTATTAGGGTCTTCTGCAAGTGATTCGTTCGTTTCAAGATCTTTCATAAATGGATCTTTGGAAAAGTCAATATTCGTACCGAGAAATGGAAACTCTGCCCCTGCAACAAATTCAGAAAGGGACTTTTGGCCGCTTTCCTCGTCTCCAAGGTCAAATTCGTGATTTCCAAAGACCATGGCATCAATGTCCATCATATTCATAATGGCCAAATCTGCCTGACCTTTAAATTCGTTGAAATAAAGCGTTCCAGAAAATACATCTCCACCATTAAGTAGCAATGATTCTGGATGTGTTGCTCGAAAGTCTTTAATAGCCGTGAGCATCTTAGGCAATTGCTCTGCACGTGCATGCGTATCGTTCATGTGCATGATATTCAGTTTATAGGAATTATCTGCAGCTGCCAGATCAAGTTGTGCGAGCACTGGATCATGGTCGCTGGCGCGTCCATGCATGTCTGTAAAGTCGGCGTTTACGTGTAAAACATCGACTTTTGAGGCTTCGGACAGATTATTAGAAACAAGGATGTGATCCAGCACCTGGGAATTCCCCTGGAACACATAGCTGTAACGTTCTTCAGCAGGCACCTGATCAATTAAGTTAGTCAATTCATTACCTTTTAAAACCTTAAGCGGTGTCGAGAATTCAAAATCATTCATGTCACCGAGCACAACCACATTTTCTTTAGGGTTGTCTTGTTTGATTTCTTTTACAAAGTCATTAACTGCACGAGCCAACTTAATACGCTCGGCTTCACTCCCGAGAACTGGTGGCTGGTTCTGTCCAAATGTTCCGTCATCGCCACGCTTGGAATTCAAATGATTGTTGACGACGACAACACTTTCCCCTTGGAACTCAAACTGTGCTGCCAAAGGTTTCCGTGTCCCTTCAAAAGTATCTGGTGACACACGACCAGGGTTAAGGGTCAACTGACCATTTTCATATCCAACTGCCGCTGTAGACGAACCTTTTTGCCCGTCAATCATAGTTACACGATCAGGGTTATAGAGATAACCAACGCGGATGTTACCGTTTGGCGCTCCGCCGTCTTTGTTGTACTCTGGGTTGATATTAGCATATTCGTAAGTTGGACCATTTTGAGCCTTAATTTCTGAAATGAGTCGTTCATAGCTTTCTGACGCATCAGCATCGTTTGGACCTTTGTCTTGTCCGTTATTATCCATAACCTCAACAATACCAATGATGTCAGGACTGTTCATGCCGTCAACAAAAGCTTTAGCAATATTTTCAGCTTTCTTAGGTGGCGTCTCACTTTTGTTATTTGAGAAATTCTCCACATTATAAGAAGCAACAGTCAGTTTATCAGCTTCTTTTGTGATGGTTGTTTTTTGTGGCTCTGTATTGCCTTCTTTAAAAACAGATTTAACTTCATCGAGATTTGAATAGACCTTATAGTTGCCATAGCCATAATTGACTACACCTGTAATGGCCTCCGTAAATTTGTCTCCAGTTTTAACGGCAAAATCCCGTGCTGGCCCGTTTGGCTGCAATTTAAATTGAACCGCTTGTGCCATCGGCCCGTTTTCTGTCAGACGAATGCCGCCATTAACAGTTGTGTTTTCTGGTTTGAATTCATCAGTTACAACAACGAGATCACCATGTTGCTGTGGTGCAACCGCTCTGGCAGGTTCCACTTCCACTCTCATGCCTTCAATGCTTTCCCAGAAATCGATAGCGTATTTGTTTGGTTCAAAAACATCAAATGTATCTTCTCCAGCGATCTTAGATGGAATATCACTTGATGTGATTTTAACCGGGGCAGGAAGTTCAACATTTTTTTCTTGAATATTGACAGAACCGCCCTTATCATCACGGGCATTGATCTGAGTAACCGGCAAATCGGTTTTTTCTTTGTCACTATAGCCGTCAATATAATACTCGTCTACCTTACCTGTGACTTCAACAAGATCGCCGACTGAGACGTCTTCTGCTTTTCCAGTATAAATGACGATCCCTTCAGATGTTTTCGGGTTGCCGTCGTATTGATCTTCGGGTGTCTGCATGTGGAAGTAGTGGGAGCCTCTAATATCATACTTATATGTCACGATGCCCTCGACATTTTCCACATTCTGACCTTTCATTGGTGATTCGTGACTCTCCCCTTGGATATGGTGGATTTTCACGCCATCTTCTGCCTGGTAAACCGTGTAACTAAATTCAACTGGGTCACTTGTCGTCAACCCATCTTTTTTGGCAATAGCTTTGACTGTCATGTTCTCACTGACTGTTATTGGTCCATTGTAAAGTTTACCTTGTTCTGGATCACTTCCGTCAGTGGTGTAAAAAATTTCCGCTCCTTCAGTACCCGTTTTGAGTGTGACTTCAGAATCAGCCGGGATGGTACCTGCATTCGGGCTTGCTGTAACAGGGCGTACTTTCGAACTATCAGCTACAACATCCTGTTTGCTTCTCGGAATGATTTGATGGACATCGCCAAATTGGGTCACAATGCCTGTGATAGATTCATAGGTTCTATCAGTGTTGAGCCCAAGTGCGTCAGTTTCATCTCGAACGACAAAACCGTTGCCATCAGCATCTTCGGCACTATAGTTGCTGCCATCGACACCTGTGAGTTTAACGTTTTCAATTATGACAAGCTTGGATTGATGGTTTTTTAACTGGCTGCCATCAATCGGCAAGGCACTTGGCACACCAACACCCGCGGTTTTCTCTTCTATGGTCGTGCCTTGTAATTGCAACAGGCCATTATAGTTATCCAAAGATCCGGTTACGGTAATCTCATCACCAAGTTGCACATCGAGTGACGGTGGACGAAGCGCAATCGCGGCATTATCATCCTGGATCTGTATGGAGTTTTTTAATTTTGCTGTTACAATGCCTTTTGTTTTAGCTTCACCCGTTTCTTGAGCTCGAACTTCTGTAATGGTCTTAAGCTCGAGTGGTGGAGCAGGCTCTTCGGATTCGGAGGTGAATTTCATCTCTGTTGGATCTTTCAATCCGTAGTGTGAC
This sequence is a window from Lentibacillus sp. JNUCC-1. Protein-coding genes within it:
- a CDS encoding 5'-nucleotidase C-terminal domain-containing protein; the encoded protein is MHLKARQKHYSILLIAVLLLSLFTPAAAPFTVQAADADHSISVAEAIGLDNDGSDKTVKGYIVGYALSKDNVTKNPEEFPEDYNYAIADNKDETNTDNMLYVQVSKQFRSDFGLKTNPNNVGKEVIVTGKLLGYISSHYGLKDPTEMKFTSESEEPAPPLELKTITEVRAQETGEAKTKGIVTAKLKNSIQIQDDNAAIALRPPSLDVQLGDEITVTGSLDNYNGLLQLQGTTIEEKTAGVGVPSALPIDGSQLKNHQSKLVIIENVKLTGVDGSNYSAEDADGNGFVVRDETDALGLNTDRTYESITGIVTQFGDVHQIIPRSKQDVVADSSKVRPVTASPNAGTIPADSEVTLKTGTEGAEIFYTTDGSDPEQGKLYNGPITVSENMTVKAIAKKDGLTTSDPVEFSYTVYQAEDGVKIHHIQGESHESPMKGQNVENVEGIVTYKYDIRGSHYFHMQTPEDQYDGNPKTSEGIVIYTGKAEDVSVGDLVEVTGKVDEYYIDGYSDKEKTDLPVTQINARDDKGGSVNIQEKNVELPAPVKITSSDIPSKIAGEDTFDVFEPNKYAIDFWESIEGMRVEVEPARAVAPQQHGDLVVVTDEFKPENTTVNGGIRLTENGPMAQAVQFKLQPNGPARDFAVKTGDKFTEAITGVVNYGYGNYKVYSNLDEVKSVFKEGNTEPQKTTITKEADKLTVASYNVENFSNNKSETPPKKAENIAKAFVDGMNSPDIIGIVEVMDNNGQDKGPNDADASESYERLISEIKAQNGPTYEYANINPEYNKDGGAPNGNIRVGYLYNPDRVTMIDGQKGSSTAAVGYENGQLTLNPGRVSPDTFEGTRKPLAAQFEFQGESVVVVNNHLNSKRGDDGTFGQNQPPVLGSEAERIKLARAVNDFVKEIKQDNPKENVVVLGDMNDFEFSTPLKVLKGNELTNLIDQVPAEERYSYVFQGNSQVLDHILVSNNLSEASKVDVLHVNADFTDMHGRASDHDPVLAQLDLAAADNSYKLNIMHMNDTHARAEQLPKMLTAIKDFRATHPESLLLNGGDVFSGTLYFNEFKGQADLAIMNMMDIDAMVFGNHEFDLGDEESGQKSLSEFVAGAEFPFLGTNIDFSKDPFMKDLETNESLAEDPNNGEIYNSIVKEVNGEKIGIFGLTTEDTINIASPMDVKFEDFKASAEKAVKEFEDAGINKVVAVNHLGYDSAPDVGNDLRLAKEVDGIDVIIGGHSHSEVTPPDVITKGENGKEKAPTVIVQAGEYGEYLGTLNVSFDDNGEIVGHAGELLEVDNYEADPEAEKVLAAYKEQIDEVMNEEIGAEAMKDLINPRQDEPGDDSVRANETELGNLVTDAMLAKAKEKFPKTVIAFQNGGGIRAPIDKGPITTGEVISVLPFGNDPVIATLTGQEIKDILEHAVRQAPAENGGFLHVSGMKYYYDSTKEPGDRVAKMYLDRGGELIEIQPDGEYLVTTNGFTGQGGDGFETFAKAYEDGRVKDIGETDWQQLRDYMVEEQYLDGVVDPEREGRIIDLKGEEAPEIPGESDENGDDTTPPGSDGDGDQNGTPPGSVGDGDKDGTPPGSGGNGGQKLPVTATTMYSILLAGIILILSGTALVLYRKRKLAH